Part of the Pelmatolapia mariae isolate MD_Pm_ZW linkage group LG3_W, Pm_UMD_F_2, whole genome shotgun sequence genome is shown below.
gatgcagcagtctgtgctccacctttctcctccacacctgcagGTGGAGAACATGGATGCATGAATCTCTACAGAGTTCTTTGAATATTGTCCGTCTTATCAGTTTTCAGTGAACAAAAATCCTCACAGAGCCAAAATAAGCAGTTTGTATCCAACATAACTCAGCTGGACTCTGATGCTCCGTATAACAGCCACACATGAGTCTGGATTCACTCAAAGCATTGAACAAACTTTATTGTAAATGAAGCTTTTGGACATTTATTCTCTGATATTTGCTCTTCAGCCCGAGTCTCCATCAGTGGGAACATTTCCTgattcaacttttcttctgttcaaATCAAACTCCATGAGAATCAAAGTGTGAATCAGAGTCCTGATGATCAGATTCTATAGAAACATGGAGACTGTAGAGGATTTACACTCAATATGTTCATTTGGTCCCTTCAAGAAAAATCAATCAGTTCATCCAATAAAATCAGTCGTTGATCGACTCAGTTTGATTGACAGGACAGATGATCAGAGGTGCAGAGTTTTTACCACCATAAAAAGGACCGGTACAGAAGAATGGGTGGAGTTTGTGAGCGAAGGAGCAGCCAGTAAAGGAGtagatcagagctgcagcacctACATCATAAAAGGAGACCAGACCCTCCTCATAATCTACAAACACCCCCACCTTCTCAGGACCAGGATGAAGACAGAGACGGACTGGAGGACCAGCACCAGCTTTGTAGTCACTTCCATTTCTCAGCACTACAGTCCAGAAACCATACTGGGGTCTCACTGTGACTTTTCCCTTCCTGTTGATCGACTCTGTGGCCACTCCTAAATCCCACTCAGTCTTTCCTTTAACCTTAACCTCAAAGTAAAACCTGCCTGAAGAGAAACTCTGCTCccctaaaacacaaacacactgagaaaaTCTCTCTGGGTTGTCTGGAAGATTCTTCCCCACATCACCACAGTACACTTGTTTTCCATCATCAGACAGGATGAGATCAGGATGAGCTGTATCAGGATCCAGAGTCACATCCACCTCATACTGCTGGACCCTCTGCAGCTCAGCCtcaaacagcttcttcttcatggGTTTCCAGACTGtctcctgcagctgagccacagctCTCCCCGCAGTCCCCTCATATGATTGTGgatgaactctgacctctgtcCAATCCTTGCTGGGTGGAGCAGCTTTCAGGGAGGAGAAgctttggaggaggtggagatggTCTTCAGAGcatgagagctgctccacctcagagcttctctccatcagctcagagatttcctgttccagatctttgatgagaccttcagcctgtttctctgtagtttcctgtttgtcttcgaTCTCCTTCATGAGCTCCTTCAGGCGTCTCTCAACAGACTCCATCAGAGCAGTGAAGACCTGAAcaccttctgctttctgtctgtctgcagcatcTTTACTCATCTTCACCGACTCTGTGATCTCCTGAATCTTCAGTCGTCTCTTCTGGATCATCTGCTGAATCTCAGCCTCTgtcttctccagctctgccttCTTTCCTTCATATTCTTCTCTCAGAGGAACAAACTTGTGGTTCTTGTGGTCTAAAACAGGGCagatcacacagacacatgtcTGGTCGGTCTTACAGAACAGCTCCAGAAGTTTTTCGTGCTTCATGCACATCCTGTCTTCCAGGTTCTCCACAGCATcaatcagctgatgtcttttcagACGTTTCACTGTCAGATGAGGCTCCAGGTGAGTCTGACAGTAGGAGGTCTGACACACCAGGCAGGACTTCAGGGCCTTCAGTCTGGTTCCAGTGCAGACGTCACAGGGAACTTCTCCTGGTTTGGCAGCTTgttgctctgagctgctgctgctggctttctgctgagCTTCACGTCTGAACTGAGCAACCATCTCAGAGATGAAGGTGTTGACCCTCAGCTGAGGTCTAGTGTAGAAAGTCTCTTTACACAAGGGACACTGAGAGATGACATTCATGTCCCAGTGCTGACTGATGCAGGTTTTGCAGAAGTTGTGTCCACATGATGTAGTGACTGGATCAGTGAACACATCCAGACAGATGGAGCACCGAAACTGCTCTTCAGATCGCAGATTGCTGGCAGCAGACATGTCTGCACtctgagggagaaaaaaaaaagaaacacatttgattcaaaattcactttaaagttcatttttaaaaagagagaaacaagcgtcagtagtctgaggagcttggaaagaaaagcgtctgaagcttcttcagttctcagaGTAACTGGTggagacccagcaacacactcagacacaaactggttcatcccaa
Proteins encoded:
- the LOC134622029 gene encoding E3 ubiquitin-protein ligase TRIM21-like; translated protein: MSAASNLRSEEQFRCSICLDVFTDPVTTSCGHNFCKTCISQHWDMNVISQCPLCKETFYTRPQLRVNTFISEMVAQFRREAQQKASSSSSEQQAAKPGEVPCDVCTGTRLKALKSCLVCQTSYCQTHLEPHLTVKRLKRHQLIDAVENLEDRMCMKHEKLLELFCKTDQTCVCVICPVLDHKNHKFVPLREEYEGKKAELEKTEAEIQQMIQKRRLKIQEITESVKMSKDAADRQKAEGVQVFTALMESVERRLKELMKEIEDKQETTEKQAEGLIKDLEQEISELMERSSEVEQLSCSEDHLHLLQSFSSLKAAPPSKDWTEVRVHPQSYEGTAGRAVAQLQETVWKPMKKKLFEAELQRVQQYEVDVTLDPDTAHPDLILSDDGKQVYCGDVGKNLPDNPERFSQCVCVLGEQSFSSGRFYFEVKVKGKTEWDLGVATESINRKGKVTVRPQYGFWTVVLRNGSDYKAGAGPPVRLCLHPGPEKVGVFVDYEEGLVSFYDVGAAALIYSFTGCSFAHKLHPFFCTGPFYGGKNSAPLIICPVNQTESIND